In Rattus rattus isolate New Zealand chromosome 3, Rrattus_CSIRO_v1, whole genome shotgun sequence, one genomic interval encodes:
- the Neurog2 gene encoding neurogenin-2 encodes MFVKSETLELKEEEEVLMLLGSASPASATLTPMSSSADEEEDEEVRRPGAARGQRGAEAGQGVQGSSASGAGGCRPGRLLGLVHECKRRPSRARAVSRGAKTAETVQRIKKTRRLKANNRERNRMHNLNAALDALREVLPTFPEDAKLTKIETLRFAHNYIWALTETLRLADHCAGGGSLQGALFSEAVLLSPGAALGASGDSPSPSSSWSCTNSPASSSNSTSPYSCTLSPASPGSDVDYWQPPPPEKHRYAPHLPLARDCI; translated from the coding sequence ATGTTCGTCAAGTCCGAGACTCTGGagttgaaggaggaagaggaggtactGATGCTGCTGGGTTCGGCTTCCCCAGCCTCGGCGACCCTGACTCCGATGTCCTCCAGCgcggacgaggaggaggacgaggaggtgCGCCGGCCAGGCGCCGCACGTGGGCAGCGCGGGGCGGAAGCGGGGCAGGGGGTGCAGGGCAGTTCGGCGTCGGGTGCCGGGGGTTGCCGGCCAGGGAGGCTGCTGGGCCTGGTGCACGAGTGCAAGCGTCGCCCGTCGCGCGCACGGGCCGTCTCCCGAGGCGCCAAGACTGCGGAGACGGTGCAGCGCATCAAGAAGACCCGCAGGCTCAAAGCCAACAACCGCGAGCGCAACCGCATGCACAACCTGAACGCCGCGCTGGACGCGCTGCGCGAGGTGCTGCCCACCTTCCCCGAGGACGCCAAGCTCACGAAGATCGAGACGCTCCGCTTCGCCCACAATTACATCTGGGCGCTCACCGAGACCCTCCGCCTGGCGGACCACTGCGCGGGCGGTGGCAGCCTCCAGGGGGCGCTCTTCTCCGAGGCGGTGCTGCTGAGCCCCGGAGCGGCGCTCGGCGCCAGCGGGGACAGCCCTTCGCCATCCTCCTCCTGGAGCTGCACCAACAGCCCCGCGTCCTCCTCCAACTCCACGTCCCCATACAGCTGCACTTTATCACCCGCTAGCCCCGGGTCAGACGTGGACTACTGGCAGCCCCCACCTCCGGAGAAGCACCGTTATGCACCTCACCTGCCCCTCGCCAGGGACTGTATCTAG